In Haladaptatus cibarius D43, the sequence GGTGATGAGCGTCGGGAGGGCGTATTCGCTGGTGAACGAGAGCATCTCGCGGGGCGTCGGCGGACGCGGGAGTCCGAGTGGGCCGCGAGGAGGGCGTTGGAGTTCGGTCTGCAAATCGCGCAGCATCGTCTCCAACTCCTCGATTCGGTCTTCGAGGTCGTCCGGGTCATCTGGCATAACCGGACGTTCGCACCGCAGAACAAAAATATTGGTTGGTCAACAGTGGTGGTTAATCGAAATGGTAGTTGGCTAACAGTGGCCGTCAGAATCCTTCCCGAAGGAACACGTCCCGTTTCGGAAACAATGAGTCGAGACGGGGACGGGCGTCGTCCGATTCGACTGAACAGGTGCCGAATCGTTCGGCGTCCTCGACGGAGTAGTAGCCTGCGACCAGCTGTGAAAGCGTGTTCACGTCGAGCGTCACGTCCGGGTCGTCGTCGGTTCGGTCGCAAAGGACGATGTCGTCGGTGTCGAGTTCGAACGTGCCGTCGTTCCACTCCGCCAGCGGGTCGGTGACGCGAAGGACGAGGGTTTCAGAAATTTCGTTGGGATAGGGGATGCTTTCGAGGGCGCGGGGAACGTCCACGAGTCGGAACATCGGGCCGGTACCAATCTCGCAGTCCACAGCTCGGGGGTCGTCCACCATGTCGAGAAGGCCCGTGTTTTCTGGTTCGTAGGACAGTTCGACGGTTTCGACTTGCGAATCGTGATACTGAACGAATCGAAGCAGGTGGCGGTAGGCTTCGTCGTCTGCGTGGGCCATCTCCCAGATTTTGAGTCGCTTTCCGTCGCCGTCATCGTTCTCTTCAATGGTGTAGACGACGTAGCCGCGAGCGTCTTCCGGCTGTTCGCCGTTCTGCATCCACGCATACACGTAGGGGTCTTTCTTCCAGCCTTCGAAAACGCGGTGTCGCCACCACTCTTCCGTTCGGTCGGTAAAAAGCGCGTACTTCTGGCTGTGTGTGTCGAACACTGATTGGAGCAGTTCCCACTCGTCGGCATCGAGTCGGCGAAACTCGCCCGCCGGTTCGGTACCCAGCGCGAGAGCGTCGGGCGTCGTCTCGTACTTCGTGTACTTGTTCACCGTCCCCCAGCCGTACTTTCGATAAAATTCGTAAGAGAACGGCCAGAGGGCGGAAAAGTACACCTCGTTCTCACGATACTCGGCGAGCGAATCCGCGAGCATCTGCTGTACCAATCCCCCGCGACGGCTTTCGGGCGGCGAGGCGACGGTAGACAGTCCGGCCATTTCGTGCCACTCGCCACGAATGTGCGTAGTGAACCAGTAGTGTTTGCAGACACAGAGAAGGTCGTCGCCGTCAAAGAGTCCCCGACGGTCACCGAGTTCCGGTTTGTCGTCATCCTCGTCCGACTTCGGGCCGTCTTCCGGACGGAAGGCGTAATGCAAAAACTCCTCGTACTCCCGCTTGCGTTTTGCGGGAATCGAGCGGTATTCGGGCATAGTTGGTGATAGTTATGAAATGAGAAATAGGTTCGTATCGCCCGCATATATTTTATTTCGCTATATGAAATAGCAGGGATACCCGCTAACGAAGATGAGCGAAAAATATCGGTTCGAACCGCGAAACGACGGAACTGGTTCGGCACTGCCAAATTCGGTTCCACCCGAGAACACGACACACTCATCAAGATTTTCTCACGGGAGTACGACCTCAAGAAGGCCTCACAAAGAATTATTCCCGTTCACGACATTCCGTACTACTATGTGCCAATACTGTACCGCGCGCGAAGACGGTTGGACGAAACTCCTCACCTACGACGACGTGTATCAGCGCGCAGTCGGTTCCCGTGGCGACGACGAGTACGGTTTCCACGAATCGTGGGACGACCTCCGCGACCAACTCGCGTAGTCAGCGCCGCGGAAACGGTCCCCGCTCTGGATTCCACGAAGTCCCCTCTTCGTTTGCGTCGATGAGACATCCGTCGAGTTCGGCTGTAACGCTGTCTTCGTCGATGTCGGTACCGATGAGAACGAGTCGCGTCGTTCGCTCGCTTGGGTTCCACTCCCCGAGTGAACCGCATCGAACCGACGGCCCGGCCTGATTCAATCCCATCGCGTCGTCGTCCCACCCGGCTATCCAACAGACGCCTTTCGTCCGGGCGATATTGCCGTCCCAATCGTCCAACCATGCATTCAATCGGTTCGGATGAAACGGGCGCTCGCGCTCGTAGACGACGGTTTCGATTCGGTCGGCGACAAATTCGGTTTTCGAACCGTGTTCTCGATGGGAATGTTCCCCGTGGTCGTGCTCGGTATTGTGGTCGGTGCTTCCGGCGCTCGCCAGCGCGTGTTTCCAACCCGGCGAGCGCCGCGCCTCCTCGAAATCGAATCGGCCGGTTTCGAGAATCGTTTCGGGCGGGACGGCGCCATCTATCGTCCGAATCAGTTCCGCATTCGGCTGGAGTTCCCTGATAAGCGCTTCGACCTCGTCCAGCGAATCATCGGGCAGCACGTCACATTTGTTCAACAGGAGCAAATCGCAAAACTCGACGGTTTCGACCAGCACGTCGGTCAATGGGCGCTGGCTACCTCCGCCTGCATCGCGTAACTGACCGGTTTCCGTATCGAATGCCTTCGAGAAGCCGACGCTATCGACGACTGAAACCATCGTATCCAAGCGATACTCGTCTGTTGGGTCTACTTCCTCGTCGTCCATCCCGAGGAGCGTCCGAGCGAGCGGAATCGGTTCGCTCACGCCTGACGCTTCGATGAGGAGGCAGTCGAACTCACGGCTGTCGCGCAACAGCGCGAGCGTTGACCGAAGGTCATCCTGAAGCTGACAGCAGAGACAGCCGTTCGAGAGGTCTACGATGTCGTCGGTCGCGCCTTGTATCAATTCGGTATCGACGTTCACTTCCCCAACGTCGTTGACGACGACAGCAACACTGCGGTCGCCGGGGTCGTCGAGCACGTGGTTGATGAGCGTCGTTTTTCCCGCCCCGAGACAGCCGGTAACGAC encodes:
- a CDS encoding GNAT family N-acetyltransferase, with product MPEYRSIPAKRKREYEEFLHYAFRPEDGPKSDEDDDKPELGDRRGLFDGDDLLCVCKHYWFTTHIRGEWHEMAGLSTVASPPESRRGGLVQQMLADSLAEYRENEVYFSALWPFSYEFYRKYGWGTVNKYTKYETTPDALALGTEPAGEFRRLDADEWELLQSVFDTHSQKYALFTDRTEEWWRHRVFEGWKKDPYVYAWMQNGEQPEDARGYVVYTIEENDDGDGKRLKIWEMAHADDEAYRHLLRFVQYHDSQVETVELSYEPENTGLLDMVDDPRAVDCEIGTGPMFRLVDVPRALESIPYPNEISETLVLRVTDPLAEWNDGTFELDTDDIVLCDRTDDDPDVTLDVNTLSQLVAGYYSVEDAERFGTCSVESDDARPRLDSLFPKRDVFLREGF
- a CDS encoding CobW family GTP-binding protein; translation: MGDERIPITVVTGCLGAGKTTLINHVLDDPGDRSVAVVVNDVGEVNVDTELIQGATDDIVDLSNGCLCCQLQDDLRSTLALLRDSREFDCLLIEASGVSEPIPLARTLLGMDDEEVDPTDEYRLDTMVSVVDSVGFSKAFDTETGQLRDAGGGSQRPLTDVLVETVEFCDLLLLNKCDVLPDDSLDEVEALIRELQPNAELIRTIDGAVPPETILETGRFDFEEARRSPGWKHALASAGSTDHNTEHDHGEHSHREHGSKTEFVADRIETVVYERERPFHPNRLNAWLDDWDGNIARTKGVCWIAGWDDDAMGLNQAGPSVRCGSLGEWNPSERTTRLVLIGTDIDEDSVTAELDGCLIDANEEGTSWNPERGPFPRR